The following are encoded in a window of Dysidea avara chromosome 4, odDysAvar1.4, whole genome shotgun sequence genomic DNA:
- the LOC136253581 gene encoding regulator of G-protein signaling 22-like gives MDSLLSNRRWSSVKINTRRLSSIYEQSEDDSALLEKFFFDVGHRKTSEDQGQDISHSNSNDCEQVWKLHDLLEDKTELEHFKAYFHGTVAVQDLRCWEEIEHFQSIPLSQKDFKDTKARLIEKTFLHKDYYLGSQSPAASKKQQLKVVSVGGGMYGQKIPPQFSSAILSDVQKCARDRLEKKWIPIFMRSPQFRIRHKDSKNLDDRRTSIKIAELVSMTNNDLVCGSFYKVLQDKTTHTNYMEYLSITQESGQYSVNNLLFWLEVQRFKEMCYHRITDTILIKKMNAIINCYFLSPVLPQLQINVTKEIASGVTKTVKLSSLVFKDAETAVIKDLIRQYVSFQDFSAGYDQDILPFEKLQTECIARKESLQRKQQCLASNKKASQIPRLQRNYKELNQSDSIKPKINVSIQFRLSKPSVLYEICDIVAVECTQSVTSD, from the exons ATGGATAGTTTATTGTCTAATAGAAGATGGTCCAGTGTTAAGATAAATACCAGGAGACTATCAAGTATTTATGAA CAAAGTGAAGATGACAGTGCTCTGCTGGAAAAATTCTTTTTTGATGTTGGCCATAGAAAAACTTCAGAAGACCAAGGTCAAGATATTTCTCATTCAAATTCAAATGATTGTGAGCAAGTATGGAAATTGCATGACTTGTTAGAAGATAAAACTGAACTTgagcactttaaa GCTTACTTTCATGGAACAGTGGCAGTACAAGATTTAAGATGCTGGGAGGAGATAGAGCATTTTCAATCTATTCCACTTTCTCAAAAGGACTTTAAGGACACTAAAGCTAGACTAATTGAAAAGACTTTTCTTCACAAAGACTACTATCTTGGATCACAAAGTCCAGCGGCTAGCAAAAAACAACAGCTAAAA GTTGTTAGTGTTGGAGGAGGGATGTATGGGCAAAAGATCCCTCCACAGTTTTCATCAGCCATACTCAGTGATGTACAGAAGTGTGCAAGAGATAGGCTAGAAAAGAAGTGGATACCTATTTTTATGAGATCACCACAATTTAGAATAAGACACAAAGACTCTAAAAATTTGGACGATAGAAGAACAAGCATTAAG ATTGCAGAACTGGTTAGCATGACAAACAATGACCTTGTATGTGGTAGTTTTTACAAAGTACTCCAGGATAAAACAACACATACCAATTATATGGAGTACTTGAGCATAACACAAGAGTCAGGACAGTACAGTGTTAACAATTTGCTATTTTGGCTTGAAGTTCAACGATTCAAG GAAATGTGTTATCACAGAATCACAGACACCATACTGATAAAGAAGATGAATGCTATTATCAACTGCTACTTTTTGTCCCCTGTTCTTCCACAACTTCAAATTAATGTCACTAAAGAGATAGCTTCAGGCGTCACCAAAACTGTAAAATTGAGTTCGCTGGTTTTCAAGGATGCTgag ACTGCTGTGATCAAAGATTTGATAAGACAGTATGTGTCATTTCAAGACTTCAGTGCTGGCTATGATCAAGATATATTGCCATTTGAAAAGTTGCAAACTGAATGCATTGCACGGAAGGAAAGTTTGCAGAGAAAGCAACAATGTCTTGCGTCAAACAAAAAAGCTTCACAAATACCAAG ATTACAAAGGAACTACAAGGAATTAAACCAGAGTGATAGCATTAAGCCAAAGATTAATGTCTCAATTCAGTTTAGACTGTCCAAGCCAAGTGTATTATATGAGATATGTGACATTGTAGCAGTCGAGTGTACTCAGTCTGTCACTTCAGATTAA